One genomic window of Anaerolineae bacterium includes the following:
- a CDS encoding CRISPR-associated protein, Cst1 family, translating into MLNFCGQPLVDVGLATLTALQGKKTPDQLSLEDLEKAADTLADIFLDPCMSGYLSIVFTMNAGYTQPGYSKTPEKKAMYAQKVLKAFLPDVPRQTEKDIFLGLPVVDYSFHVEEKGSAMAGRAFRQHIPLLTGEDVINFFPYGEAGIPVSGETLLAIQAFPLGSLKIGGKLLTVHSDNPEVTLYFARKFLDLNLKAIQLARQNKEKFSLEVPRAERTLLIEVLVEATQSQEEGRSNERPFSVTAYHFSNSGQGPALQIFHLPMQTVLFLTMMQSARYRNAWSKVVQRAWQQPPARKGGKGESSTSPKNYLYEDLFSLPENAAEFLRRYLLVIPSSSTTFLQPSEESASGNQAEPVNWEITVQFLRRILNMEKEKIEQIRTLADTLADYISQQNDSRFFWEFYTQNRYDFLRNALLKANLNHVRRGNPPLLQFDPYIQVFEEGYELPSADWKLARDLVLIRMVERLYQLNWFGTHAQTLPDLSEAENAS; encoded by the coding sequence ATGCTTAACTTTTGTGGTCAGCCACTGGTGGATGTCGGGCTTGCCACCTTGACTGCATTACAGGGCAAGAAAACTCCCGACCAATTATCCCTCGAGGATTTAGAAAAGGCCGCCGATACCCTGGCCGATATCTTTCTGGATCCGTGTATGTCGGGTTATTTGTCGATCGTCTTTACTATGAATGCCGGCTATACCCAACCCGGATATAGTAAGACTCCCGAAAAGAAAGCCATGTATGCGCAAAAAGTCCTCAAAGCCTTTTTGCCAGATGTCCCGCGCCAGACTGAAAAGGACATCTTTCTCGGTTTGCCGGTGGTCGATTATTCTTTCCATGTGGAAGAAAAAGGCAGTGCCATGGCAGGGCGAGCCTTTCGGCAGCATATCCCCCTGTTGACCGGCGAGGATGTCATTAACTTTTTCCCCTATGGCGAGGCAGGCATTCCGGTTTCGGGTGAGACTCTGCTGGCAATTCAGGCATTTCCGTTGGGCAGCCTGAAAATTGGTGGCAAGTTGCTCACCGTCCATTCCGACAATCCGGAAGTAACCCTGTATTTTGCCCGCAAGTTCCTGGATTTGAACCTGAAAGCCATTCAACTCGCCCGCCAAAATAAAGAAAAATTCTCCCTTGAAGTGCCTCGCGCCGAACGCACCCTGCTGATCGAGGTTCTGGTCGAAGCCACCCAATCGCAGGAAGAAGGCCGATCGAATGAACGCCCCTTCTCGGTCACCGCCTATCACTTTAGCAACAGCGGTCAGGGCCCAGCCCTGCAAATCTTTCACCTTCCCATGCAGACTGTGTTATTCCTGACGATGATGCAATCCGCCCGTTACCGAAATGCATGGTCAAAGGTCGTCCAACGCGCCTGGCAACAACCGCCCGCCAGGAAAGGAGGTAAAGGCGAATCGTCTACCTCGCCAAAAAATTATCTCTATGAAGACCTGTTCTCTTTACCTGAAAATGCGGCCGAGTTTCTGCGCCGTTACTTGCTCGTCATTCCTTCTTCTTCAACCACCTTTCTGCAACCGTCCGAGGAATCTGCGTCTGGCAATCAAGCTGAACCCGTCAATTGGGAGATCACTGTTCAATTCTTAAGGAGGATACTCAATATGGAAAAGGAAAAAATCGAACAAATCCGCACCCTGGCTGACACGCTGGCAGATTACATCAGTCAGCAGAACGACAGCCGCTTTTTCTGGGAGTTCTATACCCAGAATCGCTATGACTTTTTGCGTAACGCCTTGCTCAAAGCCAATCTGAACCATGTCAGGCGGGGGAACCCACCCCTGCTTCAATTTGACCCCTACATCCAGGTCTTTGAAGAGGGGTATGAGCTTCCCAGTGCTGACTGGAAACTGGCGCGCGATCTGGTACTGATCCGCATGGTTGAACGCCTGTACCAGCTTAATTGGTTTGGGACGCACGCCCAGACCTTGCCGGATCTATC